Proteins from a genomic interval of Rosa chinensis cultivar Old Blush chromosome 2, RchiOBHm-V2, whole genome shotgun sequence:
- the LOC112190405 gene encoding probable inactive nicotinamidase At3g16190 isoform X2 codes for MGDKWKHTALLVVDMQKDFIDGPVLGKAGKAIVPNVIEAVQIARQRGILVVWVVREHDPLGRDVELFRRHFYSAGKEGLAVKGQIGAELVDGLVIEEGDYKLVKTRFSAFFATHLDSYLKTNGVDSLVVIGVQTPNCIRQTVFDGVALDYKSITVIVDATAAATADVHAVL; via the exons ATGGGAGACAAATGGAAGCACACAGCTCTCCTTGTCGTTGACATGCAG aAAGATTTCATAGATGGTCCTGTGCTAGGGAAAGCAGGCAAAGCCATAGTCCCAAATGTAATAGAGGCAGTTCAAATCGCTAGGCAGCGTGGCATTCTCGTAGTTTGG GTTGTGCGTGAACATGATCCACTAGGAAGAGATGTTGAGCTATTTCGCCGGCATTTCTATTCTGCTGGGAAGGAGGGTCTAGCGGTTAAGGGTCAGATAGGTGCTGAACTTGTTGATGGGCTTGTGATTGAAGAAGGGGACTATAAATTAGTCAAGACCCGGTTTAGTGCATTCTTTGCTACACACCTTGATTCGTATCTCAAGACTAATGGAGTTGACAGTTTGGTTGTCATTG GTGTTCAGACTCCAAACTGCATTAGGCAGACTGTGTTTGATGGCGTAGCTTTGGATTACAAATCTATTACAGTTATTGTTGATGCCACAGCTGCTGCTACAGCTGATGTACATGCCG TTCTCTGA
- the LOC112190405 gene encoding probable inactive nicotinamidase At3g16190 isoform X1 has product MGDKWKHTALLVVDMQKDFIDGPVLGKAGKAIVPNVIEAVQIARQRGILVVWVVREHDPLGRDVELFRRHFYSAGKEGLAVKGQIGAELVDGLVIEEGDYKLVKTRFSAFFATHLDSYLKTNGVDSLVVIGVQTPNCIRQTVFDGVALDYKSITVIVDATAAATADVHAANIFDMKNVGVATPTLQEWV; this is encoded by the exons ATGGGAGACAAATGGAAGCACACAGCTCTCCTTGTCGTTGACATGCAG aAAGATTTCATAGATGGTCCTGTGCTAGGGAAAGCAGGCAAAGCCATAGTCCCAAATGTAATAGAGGCAGTTCAAATCGCTAGGCAGCGTGGCATTCTCGTAGTTTGG GTTGTGCGTGAACATGATCCACTAGGAAGAGATGTTGAGCTATTTCGCCGGCATTTCTATTCTGCTGGGAAGGAGGGTCTAGCGGTTAAGGGTCAGATAGGTGCTGAACTTGTTGATGGGCTTGTGATTGAAGAAGGGGACTATAAATTAGTCAAGACCCGGTTTAGTGCATTCTTTGCTACACACCTTGATTCGTATCTCAAGACTAATGGAGTTGACAGTTTGGTTGTCATTG GTGTTCAGACTCCAAACTGCATTAGGCAGACTGTGTTTGATGGCGTAGCTTTGGATTACAAATCTATTACAGTTATTGTTGATGCCACAGCTGCTGCTACAGCTGATGTACATGCCG CCAATATATTTGACATGAAGAATGTTGGAGTTGCAACACCAACCTTACAAGAATGGGTTTGA
- the LOC112187964 gene encoding AUGMIN subunit 4, whose amino-acid sequence MVKGVQQGQNLPADLTQVIDQLERHCLAPDGSLVSKSAFYDLQLAREEMSKERLRYLEAMALYSEAMAMVEEYQQAVSMANLGGSRDVQGVYQQLGLNNSPQLYETLEHRMIVAEAAQRLRLPLISKDGEIHEEEIEKCSVLSRTSLDSTSTGTISSSSNSTSYTTATGTSGAANNNLSLGASDVVEPGVGGVPNCFLGITPAYLWQTQLQQTPFSPDMTEYQVSLSREIEARLHAKCDKLADAVIMDDTDSSSGHQNLNARLPERVKLIIEEMERDEAALQDDLYSADRKFAEYYNVLEQILAVLIKLVKDLKLQHQHKYEDLQKTWLCKRCETMSAKLRVLENVLLLETYTNESIPALHKIRKYLLEATEEASMAYNKAVTRLREYQGVDPHFDTIARQYHDIVKKLENMQWTIHQVEMDLKRLPDHANA is encoded by the exons ATGGTGAAGGGAGTTCAACAAGGCCAAAACTTGCCGGCTGATTTGACCCAAGTCATTGATCAGTTGGAGCGCCACTGCTTGGCTCCCGATGGTTCCCTCGTCTCTAAATCCGCCTTCTACGACCTCCAACTG GCAAGGGAGGAAATGTCCAAGGAAAGACTGCGATACTTGGAAGCAATg GCACTGTATAGCGAGGCAATGGCAATGGTGGAAGAGTACCAGCAAGCGGTTTCGATGGCTAACCTTGGAGGAAGTCGAGATGTGCAGGGTGTCTATCAGCAATTGGGCTTGAACAACTCTCCACAG cTGTATGAGACATTAGAGCATCGCATGATCGTTGCAGAAGCAGCTCAAAGGTTGAGGCTTCCTCTGATCTCTAAAGATGGTGAAATCCATGAGGAAGAAATTGAGAAATGCAGTGTTTTGTCACGAACTTCCCTTGATAGTACTAGCACTGGTACAATCAGCTCAAGTTCCAACTCGACAAGCTATACTACTGCAACTGGCACCAGTGGTGCAGCAAACAACAATCTTTCACTTGGTGCTTCTGATGTTGTGGAACCTGGAGTTGGTGGTGTTCCCAATTGTTTTCTTGGAATTACACCTGCTTATCTATGGCAAACACAGCTGCAGCAAACACCATTCTCCCCG GATATGACAGAATATCAGGTGTCTCTTTCACGTGAGATTGAGGCTCGTTTGCATGCTAAATGTGACAAGCTAGCTGATGCCGTTATAATGGATGACACTG ACTCATCATCTGGACATCAAAATCTAAATGCTCGTCTTCCAGAGAG GGTAAAGTTAATAATTGAGGAGATGGAAAGGGATGAAGCAGCTCTTCAAGACGATCTATATTCTGCAGATAGAAAATTTGCTGAATATTATAAC GTCTTAGAGCAGATTCTGGCAGTGCTTATTAAGCTGGTCAAAGATTTGAAGTTGCAGCATCAACATAAATAT GAAGATCTGCAAAAAACATGGCTGTGCAAAAGGTGTGAGACCATGAGTGCAAAATTGAG GGTTCTGGAGAATGTTCTCCTTCTTGAAACTTATACTAATGAGTCAATACCGGCCCTTCATAAAATAAG GAAATATCTTCTTGAAGCTACAGAAGAAGCTTCTATGGCTTATAATAAAGCG GTTACTCGTCTTCGAGAGTATCAGGGTGTTGATCCTCACTTCGATACAATTGCAAGGCAGTACCATGATATTGTAAAG AAATTGGAAAATATGCAATGGACAATCCACCAGGTTGAAATGGACCTAAAACGTCTCCCTGATCACGCAAATGCATAG